A window of Microbacterium lushaniae genomic DNA:
GCCGGCGATCTCCGTGCCGCTGCTGAGGGTGCCCTCGCCGGTCGGCGAGGCGCCCGTGGGCGTGTCGCTCGTGTCGGCGGCCGGCACCGACATCGCGCTCGTCCGCCTGGCCCGCCGCCTGGCCCGGGCGCTCCCCTGACACCCGCCGCCCACCCCTACCCCCGGCCGCCAACCGCCCACCCAGACTGCCCACCGACCCCCGGCCGCCAACCGCCCACCCAGACTGCCCACCGCTCGCCGCCCCCCACCGCCCGCCCCGACAGCCCACCGCTCGCCGCGACCCCGCCGCCGCGACCCCGCCGCCCGCGACCCCGCCGCCCGCCCCGACCACGACGGAGAACCTGTGACCACCCCATCCGTGCCCGGCCCCATCGACCCTCCCGCGCGCCTGCTCATGGGCCCCGGCCCCATCTCGGCCTACCCGAGCGTGCTGCGGGCCATGTCGGCGCCGCTGGTGGGGCAGTACGACCCGTTCATGACGGCGACGATGGCCGAGACGCAGGACCTCTACCGCCGCGTGTGGGCCACCGAGAACGACGCGACGCTGCTCATCGACGGCACCTCCCGTGCGGGGATCGAGGCGGCCCTGGTCTCCCTCATCCGCCCCGGCGACCGCGTGCTCGTGCCCGTCTTCGGCAGGTTCGGTCACCTCCTCGCCGAGATCGCCGAACGCGCGCTCGCCGAGGTGCACACCATCGAGGTGCCCTGGGGTCAGGTGTTTCCGGTCTCGGCCATCCGCGAGGCCGTCGCGCGGGTGCGCCCGCACGTGCTCGCCCTCGTGCAGGGCGACACCTCCACGACGATGAACCAGCCGCTGGAGGAGATCGGCGAGATCTGCCGCGCGCACGGGGTGCTGTTCTACACCGATGCCACCGCATCCCTCGGCGGCAACGATTTCGAGATGGACGCGTGGGGCGTGGATGCGGCGACCGCGGGTCTGCAGAAGTGCCTCGGCGGTCCGTCGGGCTCGGCACCGATCACCCTGTCGGAGCGGGCGGTGGAGGTCATCCGATCGCGCGCGCGTGTGGAGGCCGGCATCCGCGAGGAGAGCGACCCCGATGCGGCGGACTTCGTCCGATCGAACTACTTCGACCTCGGGATGATCCTGGACTACTGGGGTCCGCGCCGGCTGAACCACCACACCGAGGCGACGTCGATGCTCTACGCCGCCCGCGAATGCGCCCGCGTGCTGCTGAACGAGGGACGCGCCGCCGTCATCGCGCGGCACCGGCTGCACGGCGAGGCGATGCTCGCCGGCGTCGGGGGCCTCGGCCTCGGCGTCTTCGGCGACCTCGCGCACAAGATGCACAACGTCGTGGCCGTGGAGATCCCCGACGGCGTGCCAGGGGAGGCGGTGCGCTCCACGCTGCTCGCGGACTTCGGGATCGAGATCGGCACGTCGTTCGGGCCGCTGCACGGTCGGGTGTGGCGCATCGGGACGATGGGCTACAACGCGCGCACGGATGCGGTGCTCCAGACCCTCGCGGCGCTGGAATCCGTGCTGCGCCGTTTCGGCGCATCCGTGCCCGCAGGCGGCGGTGTCGCGGCGGCCGAGGACGTGTACGCCGCGACCGACGCGCCGGGCGGAGACTGACCCGTGCGGGCACGCCTGGAGATCTCGCCCGACCGGATCGCGGCCGCGGCCCGCCGGGTGATGGCACGGTGCGAGGAGCTCGCCCGCGTGACGGCCACCCCTGGACGCATCGAGCGGGTGTACCTCTCGCCCGAGCACGCGCGGGTCAATCGCCTGGCGGCGGAGTGGATGCGGGAGATCGGGATGACGTCGTGGCAGGACGCCGCCGGCAACCAGGTCGGACGCCTCCACCCTGGGCCCGGTTCGGCCTCCCCCGGATCGCTGAGCGGCGGCGACCCCGCGCGGTCGCTGAGCCCGTCGAAGCATCCGCACGCCGGCGCGCACGACGCGCCCGCCCTCCTGCTCGGCTCGCACCTGGACACCGTGCCCGACGCCGGTCGGTTCGACGGCATCGTCGGCGTACTGATGGCCCTGGAGGTCGCACGGCTGCTGCGCGCCACCCGCGACGACGGCACGGTCTACGCGCCCTTCCCCTTCGCGCTCGAAGTCATCGCGTTCTCCGACGAGGAGGGGACGCGGTTCGGCAAGGCGCTGCTGGGCTCCTCGGCCGTGGCGGGCGCGTGGGATGACTCGTGGTGGTCGCTGACCGATCGCGACGGCGTGAGCCTCCGGCACGCGTTCCGCGAGTTCGGACTCGACCCCGGCCGCATCGGCGAGGCCGCACGGCGGCCCGACGAGCTCGTCGGCTACCTCGAGGCGCACATCGAGCAGGGTCCGGAGCTGGACCGTCGCGGCGAGGCGCTCGCCGTGGTGTCGTCGATCGCGAGCGCCCGGAGGTTCCAGCTCGTGGTGGAGGGCGAGGCCCGTCACGCCGGCGGCACCCCCTACGACATGCGGCGCGACGCGCTCCTGGGGGCGAGCGAGGCGGCGCTCGCGGTCGAACGGATCTGCCGCGGCGAGCATCACATCATCGGTACCGTCGGTCAGCTCGAGGCTTTCCCCGGCGCCGTCAACATCGTTCCGGGCGAGGCGCACTTCTCCCTCGACCTGCGCGGGGAGTTCGACGACACGCGTGATCGCGTGTGGCACGGCATCGCGCGGGAGCTCGACGCGATCATGGGCCGCCGCGGCTTGCGCTGGCATGCCCGCGAGGTGCATTCGGCGCCGGCGGTGTTCTGCGCGCCGCTGCTGCAGGATGTCGTGCGCGCCGGCATCGGCGCGACCCTCGATCCCGGCGCCGACGGCCCCGCCCAGATCTTCAGCCGCGCCGGCCACGACGCGATGGCCCTCGGCGGCATCACCGACGTCGGGATGCTGTTCCTCCGCAACCCCGACGGCATCAGCCACCACCCGGACGAGGCGGTGTCGGCGGCCGACGTGGGTGCCGGCATCCGTGCGCTGGCGGAGTCGGTGCTGCACCTCGCCGCCGAGCCGCTAGTCTG
This region includes:
- a CDS encoding pyridoxal-phosphate-dependent aminotransferase family protein produces the protein MGPGPISAYPSVLRAMSAPLVGQYDPFMTATMAETQDLYRRVWATENDATLLIDGTSRAGIEAALVSLIRPGDRVLVPVFGRFGHLLAEIAERALAEVHTIEVPWGQVFPVSAIREAVARVRPHVLALVQGDTSTTMNQPLEEIGEICRAHGVLFYTDATASLGGNDFEMDAWGVDAATAGLQKCLGGPSGSAPITLSERAVEVIRSRARVEAGIREESDPDAADFVRSNYFDLGMILDYWGPRRLNHHTEATSMLYAARECARVLLNEGRAAVIARHRLHGEAMLAGVGGLGLGVFGDLAHKMHNVVAVEIPDGVPGEAVRSTLLADFGIEIGTSFGPLHGRVWRIGTMGYNARTDAVLQTLAALESVLRRFGASVPAGGGVAAAEDVYAATDAPGGD
- a CDS encoding Zn-dependent hydrolase, giving the protein MARCEELARVTATPGRIERVYLSPEHARVNRLAAEWMREIGMTSWQDAAGNQVGRLHPGPGSASPGSLSGGDPARSLSPSKHPHAGAHDAPALLLGSHLDTVPDAGRFDGIVGVLMALEVARLLRATRDDGTVYAPFPFALEVIAFSDEEGTRFGKALLGSSAVAGAWDDSWWSLTDRDGVSLRHAFREFGLDPGRIGEAARRPDELVGYLEAHIEQGPELDRRGEALAVVSSIASARRFQLVVEGEARHAGGTPYDMRRDALLGASEAALAVERICRGEHHIIGTVGQLEAFPGAVNIVPGEAHFSLDLRGEFDDTRDRVWHGIARELDAIMGRRGLRWHAREVHSAPAVFCAPLLQDVVRAGIGATLDPGADGPAQIFSRAGHDAMALGGITDVGMLFLRNPDGISHHPDEAVSAADVGAGIRALAESVLHLAAEPLV